One genomic segment of Alicycliphilus denitrificans K601 includes these proteins:
- the ppk2 gene encoding polyphosphate kinase 2 — MAKNKKAATGATKKAHADVTDVAHNPSRDEATERSIGREDYEAQLHMLQIELVKLQRHFIKCSDRILILLEGRDSAGKDGSIKRLVEHLSPRETRVVALGKPSDRDRTSWYFQRYVPHLPVGEELVVFNRSWYNRAGVEPVMGFCTAEQHEEFMNSVPKFEEMLVNSGIKLLKYYLDIGKKEQTRRLGERRRDPLKQWKSSPVDAVALKHWDGYTRARDEMFIRTHTAAAPWSVVLADNKRVARLNLIRDVLSRLHYAGKKHKLIAPDREIVFEFSQDCLDSGRLAR, encoded by the coding sequence ATGGCAAAGAACAAGAAGGCCGCGACAGGCGCGACGAAAAAGGCTCATGCGGACGTGACCGATGTCGCGCACAACCCGTCGCGCGACGAGGCAACGGAACGCTCGATCGGCCGCGAGGACTATGAGGCGCAGTTGCACATGCTGCAGATAGAACTCGTGAAGCTGCAGCGCCATTTCATCAAGTGCAGCGACCGGATCCTCATCCTCTTGGAGGGACGGGACAGTGCGGGCAAGGATGGCAGCATCAAGCGGCTCGTCGAACACCTGAGTCCGCGGGAAACCCGGGTCGTCGCGCTCGGCAAACCCTCCGATCGGGACCGCACCAGTTGGTACTTCCAGCGCTACGTGCCGCACCTACCGGTCGGCGAAGAACTCGTTGTGTTCAACCGTAGCTGGTACAACCGCGCCGGCGTGGAGCCGGTGATGGGTTTCTGCACGGCTGAGCAGCACGAGGAGTTCATGAACTCAGTGCCGAAGTTCGAGGAGATGCTGGTCAACTCCGGCATCAAGCTGCTGAAGTATTACCTCGACATCGGGAAGAAAGAGCAGACCCGCCGGCTCGGTGAACGCCGCCGAGACCCGCTCAAGCAATGGAAATCAAGTCCGGTCGACGCCGTGGCGCTGAAGCACTGGGACGGCTACACGCGTGCGCGCGACGAGATGTTCATACGCACGCACACCGCTGCCGCTCCCTGGTCCGTCGTGCTCGCCGACAACAAGCGAGTCGCCAGGCTCAACCTGATCAGGGACGTCCTCTCGCGGCTCCACTACGCGGGCAAGAAGCACAAGCTCATCGCGCCCGACCGGGAGATCGTCTTCGAGTTCTCGCAGGACTGCCTGGATTCCGGCCGACTCGCACGTTGA
- a CDS encoding MerR family transcriptional regulator: METGVNYAVQRYPAMAMKKTVDPSMNEGPGDWMTVGRLAKVAGVGVETIRYYQGRGLLPVPKAAGSFRRYPASMVQRIGFIKRAQSLGFSLDEVGSLLDLEDGRNRRAIQTVTQRRLEQIDEKVGDLERMRGALRDMLARCEETGQAFPCPIIAALVGTPADPQPPINRLR; this comes from the coding sequence ATGGAGACAGGGGTCAACTACGCGGTACAGCGTTATCCTGCCATGGCTATGAAGAAAACGGTAGATCCCTCGATGAACGAAGGCCCGGGCGATTGGATGACGGTCGGCAGACTGGCCAAAGTCGCTGGCGTCGGTGTAGAGACGATTCGCTACTACCAGGGTCGCGGGCTTTTGCCGGTCCCGAAAGCCGCAGGCAGTTTCCGGCGTTACCCCGCTTCAATGGTTCAGCGGATCGGCTTTATCAAGCGGGCGCAGAGCCTGGGCTTCTCGTTGGATGAGGTGGGATCGCTGCTAGACCTGGAGGACGGACGGAATCGCCGGGCCATCCAGACGGTGACGCAGCGACGCCTTGAGCAAATCGATGAGAAGGTCGGGGATCTGGAGCGCATGCGAGGTGCACTGCGTGACATGCTCGCGCGGTGCGAGGAGACGGGGCAGGCGTTTCCCTGCCCCATCATCGCTGCACTTGTTGGCACGCCTGCGGACCCACAACCACCTATCAATCGCTTGCGATAG